One genomic segment of Prochlorococcus marinus str. MIT 0919 includes these proteins:
- the rplA gene encoding 50S ribosomal protein L1 translates to MKKLSKRMTSLSSKVEDKVYEPIEGIKLVKETATAKFDETIEAHIRLGIDPKYTDQQIRTTVALPQGTGQTIKIAVIARGEKVAEAQTAGADISGEEDLVEAINKGEMNFDLLIATPDMMPKVAKLGRVLGPRGLMPNPKAGTVTTDIAGAIKEFKAGKLEFRADRAGIIHVRFGKASFSEEALLENLKTLQETIDRNKPSGAKGRFWKSLYITSTMGPSVEIDITALQDISQD, encoded by the coding sequence ATGAAAAAACTTTCAAAAAGAATGACTAGTTTGTCCTCAAAAGTTGAGGACAAAGTCTACGAACCAATTGAAGGAATCAAACTGGTTAAAGAAACTGCAACAGCAAAATTTGATGAAACAATAGAAGCACATATTCGCTTGGGGATTGATCCCAAGTACACAGACCAGCAGATAAGAACCACTGTTGCACTTCCACAAGGAACAGGACAAACTATCAAGATTGCTGTGATCGCAAGAGGAGAAAAAGTTGCCGAAGCACAAACTGCTGGGGCGGATATATCAGGCGAAGAAGATTTAGTAGAAGCTATTAATAAAGGAGAAATGAACTTCGATCTTCTTATTGCTACACCTGACATGATGCCTAAGGTTGCAAAACTTGGAAGAGTACTTGGACCAAGAGGGCTAATGCCTAATCCTAAAGCGGGGACAGTTACAACTGACATTGCAGGAGCAATTAAAGAGTTTAAAGCTGGAAAACTTGAATTCAGAGCTGATCGAGCTGGAATTATCCATGTACGTTTTGGTAAGGCCAGTTTTTCAGAAGAAGCTTTGCTTGAGAACCTCAAAACTCTTCAAGAAACTATCGATAGAAATAAGCCAAGTGGAGCAAAAGGCCGTTTTTGGAAAAGTCTTTATATAACTTCCACCATGGGACCTTCTGTAGAAATAGACATCACGGCTTTACAAGATATTTCACAAGACTAA
- a CDS encoding NAD(P)/FAD-dependent oxidoreductase: METIEADVVIVGGGPAGCSCALYSSRADLKTIILDKNPSVGALAITHQIANYPGVPTDISGDDLLTLMRDQAIQYGTDYRRAQVFGIDVTGDLKTVFTPEGTFKAKALVLASGAMGRPASFKGEADFLGRGVSYCATCDGAFYKGREVAVVGVNKEAIEEANVLTKFASTVHWITSNDPKEDDLDAQNLIQEPNVKHWSRTRLMQIEGGDAGVTGILVKNRTQESHQSLALEGVFVYMSGSKPITDFLGGQIALKEDGGVVVDDFMSTTSEGVWAIGDIRNTPFKQAVVAASDGCIAAMAIDRFLNSRKSIRVDWVHS, from the coding sequence TTGGAAACTATTGAAGCTGATGTTGTCATAGTTGGCGGAGGGCCTGCTGGATGTAGCTGCGCTTTATATTCTTCCAGGGCTGATTTAAAGACAATAATTCTTGATAAAAACCCCTCTGTTGGTGCTTTGGCTATTACTCATCAAATAGCCAACTACCCTGGAGTGCCAACAGATATCAGTGGAGATGATTTATTGACTTTAATGCGTGACCAAGCAATTCAGTATGGGACTGATTATCGTAGAGCCCAGGTTTTTGGTATAGATGTAACTGGAGATCTCAAAACTGTTTTCACTCCTGAAGGTACTTTCAAGGCAAAGGCTCTTGTGTTAGCTAGTGGTGCAATGGGAAGACCAGCTTCTTTTAAGGGAGAGGCTGATTTCTTAGGCAGAGGAGTGAGTTACTGTGCTACCTGCGATGGTGCTTTTTACAAAGGGCGAGAAGTTGCAGTAGTTGGCGTGAATAAAGAAGCCATAGAAGAAGCGAATGTCCTTACTAAATTTGCTTCCACTGTTCATTGGATCACCTCTAATGACCCTAAAGAGGATGATTTAGATGCTCAAAATTTAATTCAAGAACCTAATGTTAAACATTGGAGTAGGACAAGGTTGATGCAAATAGAAGGGGGTGATGCAGGAGTGACAGGCATTCTCGTGAAAAATCGCACTCAGGAGTCACATCAGTCATTAGCTCTTGAAGGTGTATTTGTCTATATGAGTGGTTCCAAGCCAATCACTGATTTCTTGGGTGGTCAAATAGCTTTAAAAGAAGATGGAGGAGTTGTTGTTGATGATTTCATGTCTACTACCTCTGAAGGTGTTTGGGCTATAGGCGATATTCGTAATACTCCTTTCAAGCAAGCAGTAGTAGCAGCGTCAGATGGATGTATTGCGGCAATGGCTATTGATAGATTTTTAAATAGTCGTAAATCAATCAGAGTTGATTGGGTTCATTCATAA
- the rplK gene encoding 50S ribosomal protein L11: MAKKIVAVIKLALQAGKANPAPPVGPALGQHGVNIMAFCKEYNARTQDKAGFVIPVEISVFEDRSFTFITKTPPAAVLITKAAGIDKGSGESAKGQAGTIKRSQLEEIAKTKLPDLNCNSIESAMKVIEGTARNMGVSITD, translated from the coding sequence ATGGCAAAGAAAATTGTAGCTGTGATCAAGTTGGCCCTCCAGGCTGGCAAAGCAAACCCTGCACCTCCAGTAGGTCCTGCATTAGGACAACATGGTGTAAACATCATGGCCTTTTGCAAAGAGTACAACGCTAGGACTCAAGACAAAGCAGGGTTTGTAATCCCCGTAGAGATCTCTGTTTTTGAAGATCGAAGTTTTACTTTCATAACAAAAACCCCACCCGCAGCTGTCCTAATTACCAAGGCAGCAGGTATAGATAAGGGCTCTGGCGAGTCAGCAAAAGGTCAAGCAGGTACTATTAAACGTAGTCAACTTGAAGAAATCGCTAAAACTAAATTGCCAGACCTCAATTGCAATAGCATCGAGTCAGCAATGAAAGTCATAGAAGGAACAGCCAGAAATATGGGTGTTTCAATTACTGACTAA
- the eno gene encoding phosphopyruvate hydratase — translation MIDSLDLVIDTVLAREVLDSRGNPTVEAEVILEGGAIGRAIVPSGASTGAYEAHELRDGGRRYMGKGVLKVVENIEERIAPAICGLSAIDQAAVDGLMIELDGTENKSNLGANAILAASMATARSAANALGIPLYRYLGGPMASLLPVPLMNVINGGAHAANNLDFQEFMLVPHGASSFREALQMGAEVFHTLKTLLSDNGLSTAVGDEGGFAPDLKSNHAAGDLLVTAIEKAGFSPGKEVSLALDVASTEFYQEGKYSYGGKTFASDAMVKELIALVGSYPIVSIEDGLAEDDWLGWELLTNELGNKVQLVGDDLFVTNTSRLKRGIDEKIANSILIKVNQIGSLTETLQAIELATRSGYTSVISHRSGETEDTTIADLSVAVKAGQIKTGSLSRSERVAKYNQLLRIEDELGAQAVYAGTVGLGPRGRSL, via the coding sequence GTGATTGATTCTCTTGATCTAGTTATAGATACTGTTTTGGCTAGAGAGGTTCTTGACTCTAGAGGTAACCCTACTGTTGAGGCAGAGGTCATATTAGAGGGAGGAGCTATAGGAAGAGCAATTGTGCCTAGTGGAGCTAGTACTGGTGCGTATGAAGCCCATGAATTAAGAGATGGAGGAAGACGGTATATGGGCAAAGGTGTTTTAAAAGTGGTTGAGAATATTGAAGAGCGCATAGCACCAGCAATTTGCGGCTTGTCTGCGATAGATCAAGCTGCTGTAGATGGTTTGATGATTGAATTGGATGGAACAGAAAATAAATCTAATCTTGGAGCAAATGCCATACTGGCGGCAAGTATGGCAACTGCAAGGTCAGCAGCAAATGCTTTGGGAATTCCCCTTTATAGGTATTTAGGGGGACCAATGGCTTCTCTTTTGCCAGTCCCATTAATGAATGTCATTAATGGTGGGGCACATGCCGCTAATAATCTCGATTTCCAAGAGTTTATGCTTGTTCCTCACGGTGCAAGTAGCTTTAGAGAAGCTCTTCAGATGGGAGCAGAAGTCTTTCATACCCTGAAGACACTTCTTTCTGATAATGGTTTATCTACGGCTGTTGGTGATGAAGGGGGTTTTGCTCCTGATTTAAAAAGCAATCATGCGGCTGGAGATTTATTAGTTACAGCAATTGAGAAAGCGGGATTTTCTCCTGGAAAAGAAGTTTCTTTAGCCTTGGATGTTGCCAGTACAGAATTTTATCAAGAAGGAAAATATTCTTATGGTGGTAAAACCTTTGCTAGTGATGCAATGGTTAAGGAGTTAATCGCACTTGTAGGTTCTTACCCAATTGTTTCAATCGAAGATGGGCTGGCTGAAGATGATTGGTTGGGTTGGGAATTATTAACAAATGAATTGGGCAATAAAGTCCAACTTGTTGGGGATGATTTATTTGTAACTAATACTTCTCGTTTAAAAAGAGGTATAGATGAAAAGATTGCTAATTCGATATTGATTAAAGTCAATCAAATTGGTTCTCTCACTGAAACCTTGCAAGCAATAGAACTTGCTACTCGCTCAGGATATACAAGTGTCATTAGTCATAGAAGTGGTGAAACTGAAGATACAACTATTGCAGACCTTTCAGTTGCTGTGAAGGCAGGACAAATTAAAACAGGATCATTAAGTAGGAGCGAGAGAGTCGCTAAATATAATCAATTGCTTCGTATTGAAGATGAGCTAGGTGCTCAGGCTGTTTATGCTGGCACGGTCGGTTTAGGTCCTAGAGGTAGAAGTTTGTAA
- the gloA gene encoding lactoylglutathione lyase codes for MRMLHTMLRVGNLEKSLSFYTEVLGMKLLRQKDYPSGRFTLAFVGYGVEEENTVIELTHNWDIPNYEIGNGYGHIALGVENIFETCESLRKSGGNIVREPGPMKHGNTLIAFIEDPDGYKIELIEKSSKN; via the coding sequence ATGAGGATGCTCCACACGATGCTTCGAGTAGGCAATCTAGAAAAATCACTAAGTTTTTATACAGAGGTTTTAGGGATGAAGCTTCTTCGGCAAAAAGACTACCCCTCAGGCAGATTCACCCTGGCTTTTGTAGGGTACGGAGTAGAGGAGGAAAATACTGTGATAGAGCTTACTCACAACTGGGATATTCCTAATTACGAAATTGGCAATGGTTATGGTCACATAGCGTTAGGCGTAGAAAATATCTTTGAGACTTGCGAATCACTCAGGAAAAGTGGTGGAAATATTGTCAGAGAACCTGGACCGATGAAACATGGAAACACATTAATTGCTTTTATTGAAGATCCTGATGGCTACAAAATTGAATTAATTGAAAAGAGTTCCAAAAATTGA
- the rplL gene encoding 50S ribosomal protein L7/L12, protein MSSKTDEILESLKGLSLLEASELVKQIEEAFGVSAAASAGVVMAAPGAAAGGAAGGSDAAEEKTEFDVVLESFDAAAKIKVLKEVRNATGLGLGDAKAMVEAAPKTIKEGASKEDAEALKKAIEAVGGKVTLK, encoded by the coding sequence ATGTCTTCAAAAACCGACGAAATTCTCGAATCTCTCAAAGGACTTTCATTGCTAGAAGCTTCTGAACTTGTAAAGCAAATTGAAGAGGCCTTTGGTGTTTCTGCTGCTGCATCAGCAGGAGTAGTAATGGCCGCTCCTGGAGCAGCAGCTGGAGGTGCTGCTGGAGGCAGTGATGCTGCTGAAGAGAAAACCGAATTTGATGTTGTCCTTGAAAGCTTTGATGCAGCAGCAAAGATCAAGGTATTAAAAGAAGTTAGAAACGCTACAGGGTTAGGGCTTGGAGACGCAAAAGCAATGGTTGAGGCAGCTCCAAAAACAATCAAAGAAGGTGCTTCCAAAGAAGATGCTGAAGCATTGAAAAAAGCAATTGAAGCTGTCGGAGGGAAAGTTACCCTTAAATAA
- the secE gene encoding preprotein translocase subunit SecE, whose translation MTSTTSNETPNSVSQPSNEDPSPKKGFLATTIDELKLVVWPSRQQLFSESIAVILMVTLSAAAIAAVSRFFGWGASHIFR comes from the coding sequence GTGACAAGCACAACTTCTAACGAAACCCCAAATTCGGTTTCTCAACCATCGAATGAAGATCCTTCTCCCAAAAAAGGTTTTCTGGCCACAACTATTGACGAACTTAAATTAGTAGTTTGGCCGAGTCGCCAACAACTATTTAGCGAGTCAATAGCTGTAATATTAATGGTAACCCTATCTGCCGCAGCAATTGCAGCAGTAAGTCGTTTCTTTGGTTGGGGTGCCTCTCACATATTTCGTTGA
- the nusG gene encoding transcription termination/antitermination protein NusG — MDLPSQNKLEDSASIAKTTIARWYAVQVASSCEKKVKATLEQRAVTLGVSNRILEIEIPQTPAVKLKKDGSRQSTEEKVFPGYVLVRMILDEDTMMAVRSTPNVINFVGAEDRRPTGRGRGHIKPRPLSREEVNRIFKRASEKKAVVKLDLSEGDQILVTGGPFKDFQGEVIEVSGERNKLKALLSIFGRETPVELEFSQISKQN, encoded by the coding sequence ATGGATTTACCCTCTCAAAACAAATTGGAAGACAGTGCTTCTATTGCGAAAACAACAATAGCCAGATGGTATGCCGTTCAAGTCGCTTCCAGTTGCGAGAAAAAAGTCAAAGCAACTCTTGAACAAAGAGCTGTAACTCTAGGTGTAAGCAATAGAATCCTTGAAATAGAAATTCCTCAAACTCCAGCGGTTAAATTAAAAAAAGATGGATCTAGGCAATCCACGGAAGAAAAAGTTTTTCCCGGTTATGTACTGGTCAGGATGATTCTTGATGAGGACACAATGATGGCAGTTCGAAGCACACCTAACGTTATTAATTTTGTTGGAGCTGAAGATCGTCGACCTACTGGCAGAGGAAGAGGGCATATAAAGCCAAGGCCATTAAGTCGCGAAGAAGTAAACAGAATCTTTAAACGAGCCTCTGAGAAGAAAGCGGTAGTGAAACTTGATTTATCAGAAGGCGACCAAATCCTAGTTACTGGAGGACCTTTTAAGGATTTCCAAGGAGAAGTTATTGAAGTATCTGGGGAAAGGAACAAATTAAAAGCACTCCTTTCTATCTTCGGGAGAGAAACTCCTGTTGAGCTTGAATTCTCACAAATAAGCAAACAGAACTAA
- a CDS encoding ATP-dependent Clp protease ATP-binding subunit, with translation MKKSLTHNPELFSQNSWGLLLESEKEASRWRHEYLDVEHVLFVLFTDQQFKNNIQALSINHNEFLDNLEEFLSRNASSSNNQLFIGEDLEELLDQAEIFRSRWGSKLIEISHLIMAIGRDKRIGAELFEEAGLPSEIIESELRRLPIQGNIPNVKYENKSNTSQSVSQVTNSSQRKAREFVNENSIEKISSLSKEEANEPLNPLTEFGKDLTLAALNKELDPVIGRDEEIQLVIKVLSRRGKNNPVLIGAPGVGKTAVAELLSQKIVSNEVPDSIRGLKLISLDLGALIAGTKFRGQFEERLRSVLERASKPEEGVILFIDELHTILSTDRSSADAGSLLKPALASGKLRCIGATTPENFRRTIDKDQALNRRFQQVLIKEPSIDLSVEILRGIKGKYEIHHGVSITDESLITANRLANRYISDRCLPDKAIDLIDEAAAQIKLEVNSKPKILKEEELKLENLSSKLINAEEQGLEEKVQQIQNEIEISERICIELSNQWKEEKSKFDELKNLINQDNSLNHEIEEAENEGDLETVARLKYDDKHYLQEEIANLEAELEILNNDKKSILRNRVEPNDIADVVARWTGIPVNKVLAGEKQKLLTLEIELASKVIGQSEAVKAVSEAIKRARAGMKDSFRPIGSFLFLGPTGVGKTELAKALASSLFDEEEALIRLDMSEFMERNAVARLLGAPPGYVGYEEGGQLTEAVRRKPYSVLLLDEIEKGHPDVFNILLQVLDDGRLTDSQGRTVDFRHTVIVMTSNLASRKILENTLHRTDPSDNENNPIKDLSEDIDQALRKQFRPEFLNRIDEIICFSPLSLDGLKQIVKLQLNELTKLLSEQDLELRIDNSTIETLASEGYEPEYGARPLRRILRRRVENPLATKLLEDKFVGLNAVRIKTATDKSEPLIFVGED, from the coding sequence ATGAAAAAAAGTCTTACCCATAACCCTGAACTATTTAGCCAGAATTCATGGGGCTTATTACTAGAAAGCGAAAAAGAAGCCAGTCGCTGGAGGCATGAATACCTCGATGTTGAACATGTTCTTTTCGTACTGTTTACCGACCAACAATTCAAAAATAATATTCAAGCTTTATCAATTAACCATAATGAATTTTTAGATAATCTTGAGGAATTTCTTTCTCGCAATGCATCATCAAGTAATAATCAACTTTTTATTGGTGAGGATTTAGAAGAATTACTAGACCAAGCTGAGATTTTCAGAAGTCGCTGGGGTTCAAAACTAATCGAAATCTCTCATCTAATTATGGCTATAGGTCGAGATAAGCGGATTGGAGCTGAATTATTTGAAGAAGCTGGTCTACCTAGTGAAATCATAGAAAGTGAGTTAAGGCGATTACCTATACAAGGTAATATTCCAAATGTTAAGTATGAAAATAAATCAAACACCTCGCAATCAGTCAGTCAAGTCACAAATTCAAGTCAAAGGAAAGCTAGGGAGTTCGTTAATGAAAATTCTATAGAAAAAATAAGCTCTTTAAGCAAAGAAGAAGCAAACGAACCACTCAATCCATTAACAGAATTTGGTAAAGATTTAACTCTTGCAGCCTTAAATAAAGAACTTGACCCAGTTATAGGTAGAGATGAAGAAATCCAATTAGTCATTAAAGTATTATCTCGTAGAGGTAAGAATAACCCTGTCTTAATTGGTGCACCTGGTGTTGGGAAAACAGCTGTTGCTGAGCTTCTATCACAAAAAATAGTTAGCAATGAAGTACCTGATTCCATAAGAGGATTGAAGTTAATATCACTAGATTTAGGTGCGCTAATTGCAGGTACGAAATTTCGAGGTCAATTTGAAGAAAGGCTAAGGTCAGTTCTTGAGAGAGCTAGCAAACCTGAAGAAGGAGTTATTTTATTTATTGATGAATTACATACAATTTTAAGCACAGATAGATCAAGTGCAGATGCAGGTAGTCTTCTTAAACCTGCTCTTGCGAGTGGGAAACTAAGATGTATTGGTGCAACAACACCTGAAAATTTTCGTAGAACAATTGATAAAGATCAAGCACTAAATAGGAGGTTCCAACAAGTTCTAATTAAAGAACCAAGTATTGATCTTAGTGTAGAGATATTGAGAGGTATTAAGGGAAAATATGAAATACATCATGGTGTCAGCATTACTGATGAATCATTAATTACAGCAAATAGATTAGCAAATAGATATATAAGTGATCGCTGCCTTCCAGATAAAGCTATCGATTTAATTGATGAAGCAGCGGCACAAATAAAATTAGAAGTGAATTCAAAGCCGAAAATTTTAAAAGAAGAGGAACTTAAATTAGAAAATTTAAGTTCAAAACTAATAAATGCTGAAGAGCAAGGATTAGAAGAAAAGGTTCAACAAATACAAAATGAAATAGAAATATCTGAAAGAATATGTATCGAATTATCAAATCAATGGAAAGAAGAAAAAAGTAAATTTGACGAGCTTAAAAATTTAATTAATCAAGATAACTCGTTAAATCATGAAATAGAAGAGGCAGAGAATGAAGGGGATCTTGAAACAGTAGCTAGGCTCAAATATGATGATAAGCATTACTTACAAGAAGAAATAGCAAACTTAGAAGCAGAGCTGGAAATATTGAATAATGATAAAAAATCAATCTTGCGAAATAGAGTAGAGCCTAATGATATTGCAGATGTTGTAGCTCGCTGGACAGGGATACCTGTAAATAAAGTATTAGCAGGTGAGAAGCAAAAACTTTTAACTTTAGAAATAGAGTTAGCAAGTAAAGTTATTGGACAATCAGAAGCTGTTAAAGCAGTTAGTGAAGCCATAAAACGAGCCAGAGCAGGAATGAAAGATAGTTTTAGGCCTATTGGATCCTTTCTTTTCCTAGGCCCCACAGGTGTAGGCAAAACGGAACTGGCAAAAGCCCTAGCATCATCATTGTTTGACGAAGAAGAAGCATTAATAAGGCTTGATATGAGTGAATTCATGGAAAGGAATGCAGTTGCAAGACTTCTAGGTGCTCCTCCTGGATATGTTGGCTATGAAGAAGGTGGCCAACTTACAGAGGCTGTGAGGCGTAAACCATATTCAGTTTTACTTTTAGATGAAATAGAGAAAGGACACCCAGATGTATTCAATATTCTGCTTCAAGTCCTAGATGATGGACGATTAACTGATTCTCAGGGAAGAACCGTCGACTTTCGTCACACTGTAATCGTAATGACAAGCAACCTTGCTAGTAGAAAAATTCTAGAAAATACACTTCACAGAACTGATCCTTCTGATAATGAAAACAACCCGATAAAAGATCTCAGCGAAGACATTGATCAAGCACTAAGAAAACAATTTCGTCCAGAATTTCTGAACCGAATAGATGAAATAATTTGCTTTAGCCCCCTCTCCCTAGATGGTCTAAAACAAATTGTAAAACTTCAACTTAATGAATTAACGAAATTACTCTCTGAACAAGATTTAGAACTTCGTATAGATAATTCAACAATCGAAACACTTGCAAGTGAAGGTTATGAGCCAGAGTATGGCGCTAGGCCTTTAAGAAGAATTCTTCGCAGAAGAGTTGAAAATCCTCTTGCTACAAAATTATTAGAAGACAAATTTGTTGGATTAAATGCAGTAAGGATAAAAACCGCAACAGACAAATCTGAACCCCTAATATTTGTTGGAGAGGACTAA
- a CDS encoding ABC1 kinase family protein produces MKTIKQLKKAIRRNIRAINIWQSVLLLIIFLWWDNQEWSYLGGFSKLKQNSRQAKRARWLTKELLKLGSAFIKLGQLLSARPDVLPKGWIIELASLQDNVPPFNFQIAQEILEYELGPRCKEIIDIEEIPLGAASLAQVHKGHLKSGREVVFKIQRPGLETFFRLDLEVMQSVASLLQKKKSWSQGRDWVGMAKECQKVLLRELDFRKEAEFAARFRQQFLDDPKIQIPGVIWELTTQKIICLDYLPGIKVNDQKTLAKKGINPSNIAEIGASSYLKQLIEFGFFHADPHPGNLAISPEGCLIYYDFGMMGMVSERLRSKLGSMVRAAAIKDSSGLVLELQEAGLIAKGIDIGPVRRLVRVMLDEMLTPPFSPNVIDKLSGDLYELVYGKPFRLPVELIFVIRALSTFEGVGRTLDPSFNLISIAKPYLLSIMSSQNSNPNDLINEIGRQVGELGSKAVALPKRLDESLERLEQGDLQLQIRLGESDRQLRRMISAQQSMSQSILIGCLGIAAALLGSSKQPVFSLLPLLFALPVSMGWIKLQLKMRRDERVERLKTERKVQ; encoded by the coding sequence TTGAAAACCATCAAGCAATTAAAAAAAGCTATTCGCAGAAATATTCGTGCAATAAATATATGGCAATCAGTCTTACTGCTGATTATCTTTCTTTGGTGGGATAATCAAGAATGGTCTTACTTAGGAGGTTTTAGTAAACTAAAACAAAATTCTAGGCAGGCAAAAAGAGCACGCTGGTTAACAAAAGAACTACTCAAACTTGGCTCCGCATTTATAAAACTAGGACAATTACTATCGGCACGTCCAGATGTATTACCAAAAGGTTGGATAATTGAATTGGCTTCTCTTCAAGATAATGTTCCACCATTTAATTTTCAAATAGCCCAAGAAATTCTTGAATATGAATTAGGTCCAAGATGCAAAGAAATCATTGACATAGAAGAAATACCTTTAGGAGCTGCATCACTAGCTCAAGTACATAAGGGACATCTGAAAAGTGGAAGAGAAGTTGTCTTTAAAATTCAACGTCCTGGATTAGAAACATTTTTCAGACTAGACCTTGAAGTAATGCAGTCAGTTGCATCATTACTTCAAAAAAAGAAATCTTGGAGTCAAGGAAGAGATTGGGTTGGCATGGCAAAAGAATGCCAAAAAGTATTACTCCGAGAACTAGATTTTCGAAAAGAAGCTGAGTTTGCTGCACGGTTTAGACAACAATTTCTCGACGATCCAAAAATTCAAATACCTGGTGTCATATGGGAGCTAACTACACAAAAAATTATATGTTTAGACTATCTCCCTGGGATTAAAGTTAATGATCAAAAAACATTAGCTAAAAAAGGAATCAACCCATCAAATATCGCTGAAATTGGAGCCTCTAGTTATTTAAAGCAACTAATTGAATTCGGTTTTTTTCATGCAGATCCACACCCTGGGAATCTTGCAATCAGTCCAGAGGGATGCCTTATCTATTACGACTTTGGAATGATGGGGATGGTCTCTGAGCGACTTAGAAGCAAGCTTGGTTCTATGGTGAGAGCTGCGGCTATAAAAGATTCATCAGGATTGGTTTTAGAATTACAAGAAGCAGGCCTAATTGCTAAAGGGATTGATATTGGCCCTGTCAGACGACTAGTGAGGGTAATGCTAGACGAAATGCTTACTCCTCCATTTTCCCCAAATGTAATAGATAAACTTTCAGGAGATCTTTACGAATTGGTTTACGGCAAACCTTTTAGATTGCCAGTAGAATTAATTTTTGTTATTAGAGCACTTTCAACATTTGAGGGTGTTGGCAGGACTCTTGATCCTAGCTTTAATTTAATTTCAATAGCAAAGCCATACCTCTTGTCAATTATGAGCTCACAAAATTCCAATCCTAATGATCTAATTAATGAGATTGGTCGCCAAGTAGGAGAACTAGGCAGTAAAGCAGTCGCTCTGCCAAAACGATTAGATGAAAGTCTTGAACGATTAGAACAAGGTGATCTTCAATTACAAATAAGGCTAGGTGAATCTGATAGACAACTACGCAGAATGATAAGTGCTCAACAATCAATGTCTCAATCAATCTTGATAGGTTGTCTTGGTATTGCTGCAGCACTTTTAGGATCTAGCAAACAGCCTGTTTTCTCTCTCTTGCCACTACTATTTGCGCTACCAGTTTCAATGGGTTGGATCAAGTTACAGCTAAAAATGAGACGAGACGAACGAGTAGAAAGACTGAAAACAGAAAGAAAAGTACAATAA
- the rplJ gene encoding 50S ribosomal protein L10: MGRTLESKKQIVEEIKGLLDQSEMALVLDYQGLSIKEMSDLRARLEASSGVCKVTKNTLMRKAIDGNDSWASLESLLTGTNAFVLVKGDVGGAVKAVQAFQKDTKKSETKGGLFEGKLLSQEELKAIANLPSKEALIAQIAGAINSIATQVAVGINEVPSGLARSLKQHSENGDN, encoded by the coding sequence ATGGGCCGCACCCTGGAGAGCAAAAAACAAATAGTCGAGGAGATCAAAGGTCTTCTAGATCAATCTGAAATGGCTCTTGTCCTTGATTACCAAGGTTTATCCATCAAAGAAATGTCTGATCTGCGAGCTCGTTTAGAGGCAAGCAGTGGTGTATGCAAGGTAACTAAAAACACCTTGATGCGAAAGGCAATAGATGGTAATGATTCTTGGGCAAGCCTTGAGTCATTACTAACTGGCACCAATGCATTCGTTCTGGTTAAGGGCGATGTAGGTGGTGCCGTGAAAGCTGTTCAAGCTTTTCAGAAAGATACCAAAAAGTCCGAAACAAAGGGAGGACTTTTTGAAGGGAAACTCTTATCTCAAGAAGAACTTAAAGCAATTGCCAACCTCCCTTCCAAGGAAGCATTAATTGCGCAAATTGCTGGAGCAATAAATTCTATAGCTACGCAAGTAGCTGTTGGAATCAATGAAGTTCCTTCTGGACTTGCAAGATCTCTCAAACAACATTCTGAAAATGGTGATAATTAA
- a CDS encoding P-II family nitrogen regulator, whose protein sequence is MKRLDLIFSERELDAILKALEEAEVPGYTVMKHATGKGPQTVVSEDMEFTGLGANAHVIVFCEIEIINNIKENIQSILNYYGGVAYISEAIEM, encoded by the coding sequence ATGAAACGTTTGGATTTGATCTTTAGTGAAAGAGAACTAGATGCAATTTTAAAGGCACTAGAAGAAGCGGAAGTGCCTGGTTATACAGTTATGAAGCATGCAACAGGAAAAGGTCCTCAAACTGTTGTTTCAGAAGACATGGAGTTTACTGGCTTAGGAGCCAATGCTCATGTCATAGTTTTTTGCGAAATAGAAATAATCAACAACATAAAAGAAAATATTCAATCAATACTGAACTATTACGGTGGAGTTGCTTATATTTCCGAAGCTATAGAAATGTAG